In one window of Shewanella goraebulensis DNA:
- a CDS encoding S9 family peptidase yields MTLKLHKLIPLTLLTASMSLTAAEQATSLSLNDIMHFETLKQPVLSDNGRTLAVEAMPDRGDSRALINIIESKKQFVIDGGSDVKVNSQGSYAIAMLKPSLLDKETLKKSELNSGLALLNTATGEQQRFEKVKQAEFSDDGLFLAIWFDVEDEKEADSDDKDAPKINEKDIGSAIKLIKLADNSSHDFINVTQFAFDRVGKNFVVAINDNKAKQHFIKKVNLANNTLKQLYKSTDNQIGELSLSDDGNWLAFTQGNATDDRDEREYQLSLLSLETFELKDTPQDDDWTLNQYSKVFFSEDSLRLFLGRVPQVDKIISLAEIETEADLFDETVVTGLRNLKVWHGDDPKIKPHEIKQYSKEVQRTYLAVLHINANRIVQLADETIPNVLYGEQQRYLLATSDVPYQKMITWAGFYQDVYLVDLNTGRKQQLLTQHPTNEMPTLSPNARFVAYYQQGQLFMYDIAGVRKHTISRDISVSFANEDHDYPGNAPSYGFGPWLADGSGIIAYDKYDVWQFNTSSFDGYMLTKGQGRETSTQLRIEGLYEDQNAPAEVTQEQSVLIHGYNESTKADSLYSVTIGVPGLTELVDSKAKLKVLARSKNADTIVYSKERYDLYPDLYTASVTSPNDAVKQTDLDKQRDGFNWGSAELVQWSDADGRKTDGVLIKPTNYQEGKQYPVMVYFYRFMSDRLHSFPHMAINHRPNFAWYADNGYAIFLPDIRFEVGYPGASAVKGLTSGVQKLIDMGIADPDAVGIQGHSWGGYQTAFAVTQTNIFKAAVTGAPVSNMTSAYSGIRHGSGLARQFQYETGQSRIAESLFQSPQKYIENSPVFYVERIQTPMMIMFGDKDDAVPWEQGVELYLAMRRTGKDVVFLQYEDEPHHLKKYPNKLDYTIRMKQYFDHYLKGAKAPEWLEKGEAYKEYK; encoded by the coding sequence ATGACTTTGAAGTTACATAAACTTATTCCTTTGACGTTATTGACAGCGTCAATGTCGCTCACCGCGGCAGAACAAGCCACTTCTTTATCGCTGAATGACATCATGCATTTTGAAACGCTGAAACAGCCTGTACTTTCTGATAATGGAAGAACATTGGCAGTTGAAGCTATGCCTGATAGAGGTGATAGCCGTGCTTTAATCAATATCATTGAGTCTAAGAAGCAGTTTGTTATTGATGGCGGATCAGACGTTAAAGTAAATAGCCAAGGTAGCTATGCTATCGCGATGCTTAAACCATCTTTATTAGACAAAGAAACTTTAAAGAAGTCAGAACTTAATTCTGGACTGGCATTACTGAATACAGCAACGGGTGAACAACAACGTTTTGAAAAGGTAAAACAGGCAGAGTTTAGCGATGATGGATTATTTTTAGCGATCTGGTTTGACGTTGAAGATGAAAAAGAGGCTGATTCAGATGATAAAGATGCGCCTAAAATCAATGAAAAAGACATTGGTAGCGCGATTAAGCTGATTAAATTAGCTGACAATTCTAGCCATGATTTTATCAACGTAACTCAATTTGCTTTTGATCGAGTGGGTAAGAACTTTGTTGTAGCCATAAATGACAACAAAGCAAAACAACATTTCATCAAAAAGGTAAACCTAGCGAATAATACGCTAAAGCAACTGTATAAAAGTACTGATAATCAAATAGGTGAGTTAAGTCTATCTGACGATGGAAATTGGTTAGCCTTTACTCAAGGTAACGCAACTGATGACCGGGATGAGCGTGAGTATCAACTTTCGTTATTGAGTTTGGAAACCTTCGAGCTTAAAGATACCCCACAAGATGATGATTGGACATTAAACCAATATTCTAAAGTCTTTTTCTCCGAAGACAGTTTACGTCTTTTCTTGGGGCGTGTCCCACAGGTTGATAAAATTATCTCGCTTGCAGAAATAGAAACCGAAGCTGATTTATTTGATGAAACGGTGGTAACTGGTCTGCGCAATTTAAAAGTCTGGCATGGCGACGACCCCAAAATTAAGCCTCATGAAATCAAGCAATATTCAAAAGAGGTACAGCGCACTTATTTAGCCGTGCTTCATATTAATGCTAATCGCATTGTTCAACTTGCTGATGAAACGATCCCTAATGTTCTGTATGGGGAGCAACAGCGTTATTTGTTAGCGACATCTGATGTGCCTTACCAGAAGATGATTACTTGGGCTGGTTTTTATCAAGATGTGTATTTAGTTGATTTAAACACGGGAAGAAAGCAGCAGTTATTAACACAGCATCCAACAAATGAAATGCCAACATTGTCACCAAACGCACGCTTTGTTGCATATTACCAGCAAGGTCAGCTATTTATGTATGACATTGCAGGAGTAAGAAAGCACACTATTTCAAGAGATATTAGTGTGAGTTTTGCCAATGAAGACCACGACTACCCTGGTAATGCCCCTAGCTATGGGTTTGGACCTTGGTTGGCCGATGGTTCTGGCATTATCGCTTATGATAAATATGATGTTTGGCAGTTCAATACATCGTCTTTTGACGGATACATGCTAACAAAAGGGCAAGGTCGTGAAACGAGTACGCAGTTGAGAATTGAAGGTCTATATGAAGATCAAAATGCTCCTGCTGAAGTGACTCAAGAACAGTCTGTGCTTATTCATGGTTATAACGAATCGACTAAAGCTGATAGTTTATATAGTGTGACGATTGGTGTACCAGGTTTGACAGAGTTAGTGGACAGTAAAGCTAAGCTTAAAGTTCTTGCGCGTAGTAAGAATGCTGACACCATTGTGTATTCAAAAGAGCGCTATGATTTATACCCAGACCTTTACACAGCAAGTGTGACTTCACCAAATGATGCGGTTAAACAAACGGATCTTGATAAGCAACGCGATGGCTTTAATTGGGGCAGTGCTGAGTTGGTTCAGTGGAGCGATGCTGATGGCCGTAAAACCGATGGTGTATTAATTAAGCCCACCAATTATCAAGAGGGCAAGCAATACCCTGTGATGGTTTATTTCTATCGTTTTATGAGTGACCGTTTGCATTCATTCCCTCACATGGCAATTAACCATCGACCTAACTTTGCTTGGTATGCTGATAATGGTTACGCTATTTTCTTACCAGATATCAGATTTGAAGTCGGCTACCCTGGTGCATCAGCGGTTAAAGGGTTAACTTCAGGGGTACAAAAGCTGATTGATATGGGAATTGCAGACCCTGATGCTGTAGGTATCCAAGGTCACTCTTGGGGCGGTTACCAAACGGCTTTTGCTGTGACTCAAACCAACATCTTTAAAGCGGCTGTGACTGGCGCACCAGTATCGAATATGACCAGTGCTTATAGTGGCATTCGTCATGGTTCTGGTTTAGCACGTCAATTCCAATATGAAACAGGGCAAAGCCGTATTGCAGAAAGCTTATTTCAATCTCCGCAAAAATACATTGAGAATTCACCTGTATTTTACGTCGAGCGCATTCAAACACCTATGATGATAATGTTTGGTGACAAGGATGATGCGGTGCCTTGGGAGCAAGGGGTTGAACTTTATTTAGCTATGCGCCGCACTGGCAAAGATGTGGTGTTTTTACAATACGAAGATGAGCCACATCATTTGAAGAAGTACCCTAATAAACTGGACTACACTATTCGAATGAAGCAGTACTTTGACCATTACTTAAAAGGGGCAAAAGCACCAGAGTGGTTAGAGAAAGGTGAGGCTTATAAAGAATATAAGTAG
- a CDS encoding isocitrate dehydrogenase, translating to MPKRTITVIPGDGIGPSIIDSALKILDKAGCDFEYEFADAGLAALEKQGELVPQRTLDLIEKNRITLKGPLTTPVGEGFTSINVSLRKKFSLYANVRPVLSFKGTQARYDNIDIITVRENTEGMYSGLGQKVSDDGATAEATSIITRQGAEQITTFAYELARKENRKKVTIVHKANIMKSTSGLFLKVAREVSLRYPDIETEEMIVDATCMKLVMNPENFDVLVTTNLFGDILSDLCAGLVGGLGMAPGANIGSDAAIFEAVHGSAPDIAGKNLANPTSVILASIQMLEYLGMADKAEMIRSAVSAVIEEGDRTTRDLGGTHGTTDFTQAVIDRLG from the coding sequence ATGCCAAAACGTACTATAACCGTAATCCCAGGTGACGGGATTGGACCAAGCATTATCGATTCCGCTTTAAAGATTCTCGACAAGGCTGGTTGCGACTTTGAATATGAATTTGCAGACGCCGGTTTAGCCGCACTAGAAAAACAAGGTGAATTAGTACCACAGCGTACCTTAGATCTCATCGAGAAGAACCGTATTACTTTGAAAGGTCCACTTACGACTCCAGTGGGTGAAGGCTTTACTTCAATTAACGTTAGCTTACGTAAAAAATTCAGCTTATACGCTAACGTACGTCCAGTGCTTTCTTTTAAAGGTACTCAAGCACGTTACGACAATATTGATATCATTACAGTACGTGAAAACACTGAAGGTATGTATTCAGGTCTAGGTCAAAAAGTATCTGATGACGGTGCTACAGCAGAAGCCACCAGTATCATTACACGTCAAGGCGCTGAGCAAATCACAACATTTGCTTATGAACTTGCAAGAAAAGAAAACCGCAAAAAAGTCACTATCGTTCACAAAGCCAACATCATGAAATCTACTTCAGGTTTATTCTTGAAAGTGGCACGTGAAGTTAGCCTACGTTACCCAGATATCGAAACAGAAGAAATGATCGTAGACGCAACTTGTATGAAGTTGGTTATGAATCCAGAAAACTTCGATGTCTTAGTTACCACTAACCTATTCGGTGACATTTTATCTGACTTATGTGCAGGTCTTGTTGGCGGCCTAGGTATGGCTCCTGGTGCTAACATTGGTAGTGACGCTGCAATTTTTGAAGCAGTACACGGCAGCGCACCTGATATCGCTGGTAAAAACTTAGCTAACCCTACTTCTGTTATTCTTGCTTCAATCCAAATGCTTGAGTACCTAGGTATGGCAGATAAAGCTGAAATGATCCGCAGTGCAGTATCTGCAGTGATCGAAGAAGGCGACCGTACTACACGTGATTTAGGTGGTACTCATGGTACTACTGACTTCACTCAAGCTGTTATTGACCGTTTAGGTTAA
- a CDS encoding GGDEF domain-containing protein — MKDSSTAVSQVSLLKQKLNSAKLALEEIHEDRNEKLRTLIQFLGHLSLACKGQNLELDNRLAKLRHHLQGYDQIDEALPELVEIERLLKGQYHHTMTRLEESRTSLSRVISQIQRVDSAPDEIKKEINYFKKDLNKPIHTIWEYIPKVEQVISFYEHILQKEFADSDDHVILPQHLILAKELAHKISEIEFRKEQRDQILVMKEVLMGDIKLNTLLESYQTILSLLLNNIAREKTASQDFLYSLNDAISVVRDVVTNTANNNDRSQQIKTQLNKEINLRVDNADGILIESDDSLSLKTALTVQLASLKDALSRKEALESREQALLRKSIESMRKELSSMTKEANAYKEKLFEHQKLNLLDPLTQLPNRAALEDRMEQEFRNHKRFNTPLWVAVTDIDYFKSVNDNFGHSTGDKTLQVIAMALKNSLRESEFVARYGGEEFVLLLPEVNEDNIGLLLNRVREKIKNIPFKFKNQRITVTLSIGAAQVMDNERIEETFERADAALYKAKNNGRDRVVIDI; from the coding sequence ATGAAAGATTCTTCAACTGCTGTCTCGCAAGTTTCATTATTAAAACAGAAACTTAATTCAGCTAAGTTGGCCCTCGAAGAAATCCATGAAGATCGTAATGAAAAATTACGCACTTTAATCCAATTTTTAGGGCATTTGAGTCTAGCTTGTAAAGGACAGAACCTAGAGCTCGACAATCGTTTAGCTAAATTACGTCATCATCTGCAAGGCTATGATCAAATTGATGAAGCCCTACCAGAATTAGTGGAAATTGAACGCCTTTTAAAAGGCCAATATCACCACACTATGACCCGCTTAGAAGAGAGTCGCACTAGTCTTTCTCGTGTCATCAGCCAGATTCAAAGAGTTGACTCTGCACCTGATGAAATAAAAAAAGAAATTAATTACTTCAAAAAAGATCTCAATAAGCCAATCCATACTATATGGGAGTACATCCCAAAAGTAGAACAGGTCATTAGTTTCTATGAACATATTCTTCAAAAGGAATTTGCAGATAGCGATGACCATGTCATCTTGCCTCAGCACCTTATCCTAGCGAAAGAGTTGGCACATAAAATTTCAGAGATAGAGTTTAGAAAAGAGCAACGTGATCAGATTCTGGTTATGAAAGAAGTGTTAATGGGTGATATTAAACTCAATACTTTGCTTGAATCTTATCAAACCATTTTAAGTTTATTGCTCAACAACATTGCTCGTGAGAAAACTGCATCTCAAGATTTCTTATATTCATTAAATGATGCCATTAGTGTTGTGCGCGATGTTGTCACGAACACAGCTAACAACAACGATCGCTCACAGCAAATTAAGACTCAACTTAATAAAGAAATTAACTTACGTGTAGATAATGCAGATGGAATTCTAATTGAGTCCGATGATTCATTGTCATTAAAGACTGCACTTACTGTACAACTTGCTTCACTAAAAGATGCCTTGAGTCGCAAAGAGGCATTAGAAAGTCGGGAACAAGCTTTATTACGTAAATCAATCGAGTCGATGCGAAAAGAACTCTCAAGCATGACTAAAGAAGCCAATGCCTATAAAGAAAAGTTATTCGAGCACCAAAAACTTAATTTACTCGATCCGCTAACTCAATTACCCAATCGGGCAGCTCTTGAAGATCGTATGGAACAAGAGTTTAGAAACCATAAACGGTTTAATACCCCACTTTGGGTCGCAGTCACTGATATTGATTACTTTAAATCTGTGAATGATAATTTTGGTCACAGTACCGGTGATAAGACCTTACAAGTTATCGCAATGGCGCTCAAAAACTCCCTTAGAGAGAGTGAATTTGTTGCAAGATATGGCGGTGAAGAATTTGTTTTATTGCTGCCAGAAGTCAATGAAGACAATATTGGTTTATTATTAAACCGTGTACGAGAAAAAATTAAGAACATTCCTTTTAAATTTAAGAATCAGCGTATTACCGTCACATTATCCATTGGTGCAGCGCAAGTTATGGACAACGAACGTATCGAAGAGACTTTTGAACGTGCTGATGCTGCCCTATATAAAGCCAAAAATAATGGCAGAGATAGAGTCGTAATCGATATTTAA
- a CDS encoding tetratricopeptide repeat protein, translating into MQKLILFYHTLLLLIVTFPAHAEINQQREIEFIETPNILFERLSARTQFPLSFNNRTEFEAVADSLKYRPDELQADLEILARLFLETALKADDKINNARLLTQQLESLAETPMQEAIILLLEGRIRGLEDQQYKQSIILFKEALNKINNLNDTQSLNLQFILHQNLSSLHTLVKQDTQALYHYKRYREIAYRLRNDYFIALSETAIGIYYTGRNQLAKALQHHSEAYRISNRLDYPVIQAQTQFQLSRAYRDLGQWDEALKNANEAAISYQKLGRDASQSKAMTVIAMIYANQEQWNKAIDYYLNAQQLDEKHNRRISQGLNFHNIGEAYLHLSNYPSAMNYLQMANDIFREKGVMHYLVYNELLFAQALSEQSLWKETITHGVAALIIADSKQLPDAQKEALEYLANAYREERNYPAALEMMDRLVQMQQSTEEDPVEETLSSNLTEEKLKFEINIYQHKLSGYIKNSKDQQMAIIILLAAIFILSFAWLYSLKRLNSFKQQKTLLATQVLQEPQTQLKGYQGLLHCMSDENSPKTIALVNVKLLADLDNEFGLTESKIITENLINQFESQLSCKVYLIKPGEFAFCFTNSLAPEQTLIQISEVLSHQALTINSNVPNYSELHNLELDCIMGHINLPLLANPDLRLTTELQFETVQYALAAAKSIDIGHTYVSIRTLNFAPAAIFFKPLYLNLTHALQRGIIRAETNRTISDIKWPKN; encoded by the coding sequence ATGCAAAAATTGATTCTTTTCTATCACACCTTACTGTTATTAATTGTAACTTTTCCAGCTCACGCTGAGATTAACCAGCAACGTGAGATTGAGTTTATAGAAACCCCTAATATTTTGTTCGAGCGACTTTCAGCTCGTACTCAGTTTCCACTGTCATTTAATAATCGCACTGAATTTGAAGCAGTTGCAGACTCTTTAAAATATCGCCCAGATGAGTTACAAGCAGATTTAGAGATTCTGGCGCGGCTGTTTCTGGAAACAGCGCTCAAAGCAGATGATAAAATAAATAATGCCCGTTTATTAACACAGCAACTTGAGTCTCTTGCTGAAACGCCTATGCAAGAAGCAATTATTTTACTGCTCGAAGGCAGAATAAGAGGCCTTGAGGATCAACAGTACAAACAATCGATAATTTTATTTAAAGAAGCCCTTAATAAAATAAACAATCTCAATGATACTCAAAGTTTAAATTTGCAATTTATATTGCATCAAAACTTGAGTTCCTTGCACACTTTAGTGAAACAAGACACGCAAGCCTTATATCATTACAAACGCTATCGAGAAATTGCCTACCGACTGCGTAATGATTACTTCATTGCCCTATCTGAAACAGCAATAGGCATCTATTACACTGGCCGCAATCAATTAGCTAAAGCACTGCAGCATCACAGTGAAGCTTATCGAATTTCGAATCGCTTAGACTACCCCGTCATTCAAGCGCAAACTCAATTTCAATTATCTCGTGCTTACCGTGACTTAGGTCAATGGGATGAAGCACTTAAAAACGCCAACGAAGCTGCTATCAGTTATCAAAAACTGGGGCGAGATGCATCTCAGTCTAAAGCGATGACTGTCATTGCGATGATCTACGCTAATCAAGAACAATGGAATAAAGCCATTGACTACTACCTTAATGCTCAGCAATTGGATGAAAAGCACAATAGGAGAATTAGCCAAGGGCTTAATTTCCATAATATTGGTGAAGCGTATCTTCATTTAAGTAATTACCCTTCAGCAATGAATTACCTACAAATGGCTAATGATATATTCAGAGAAAAAGGGGTCATGCATTATCTTGTTTATAATGAATTGCTATTTGCCCAAGCATTGTCTGAACAGTCATTATGGAAAGAAACAATAACCCACGGGGTCGCAGCATTAATCATAGCCGACTCAAAGCAATTACCTGATGCTCAAAAAGAAGCACTTGAATATTTAGCCAACGCATACAGAGAAGAACGTAATTACCCTGCGGCATTGGAAATGATGGACAGATTAGTCCAAATGCAACAAAGTACAGAAGAAGACCCTGTTGAAGAAACACTCTCCTCAAACTTAACTGAAGAAAAATTAAAGTTTGAAATCAATATCTATCAGCACAAACTTAGTGGTTATATTAAAAACAGTAAAGACCAGCAAATGGCTATTATTATCTTGCTTGCCGCCATCTTTATTTTATCTTTTGCCTGGCTTTATAGCTTAAAAAGGTTAAACAGTTTTAAACAACAGAAGACTTTACTCGCCACACAAGTGCTACAAGAGCCTCAAACTCAACTTAAAGGGTACCAAGGGCTACTTCACTGCATGTCTGATGAGAACTCACCTAAAACCATAGCACTGGTCAATGTTAAGCTATTAGCCGATTTAGACAATGAATTTGGACTTACAGAATCTAAAATCATCACTGAAAACTTAATCAATCAATTTGAATCACAATTAAGTTGCAAAGTTTATTTGATTAAACCCGGTGAGTTTGCATTTTGTTTTACAAACTCTTTAGCACCAGAGCAAACTTTGATTCAAATATCGGAGGTACTTTCTCATCAAGCGTTAACAATCAATAGCAATGTGCCCAACTACTCAGAGTTACATAACCTTGAATTAGATTGCATCATGGGTCACATCAATTTGCCTTTGTTGGCGAACCCGGATTTAAGACTCACCACCGAATTACAGTTTGAAACGGTACAATATGCATTGGCGGCAGCAAAAAGCATAGATATAGGCCATACTTACGTCAGTATCCGAACATTAAACTTTGCCCCAGCTGCAATCTTTTTCAAGCCTTTATATTTAAACCTAACGCATGCATTGCAAAGAGGCATTATTCGAGCTGAAACTAATAGGACTATTTCAGATATTAAATGGCCTAAAAATTAA
- a CDS encoding DUF3192 domain-containing protein — MKPSLSFLIASMFIAYVVFAITVVLVYEPRPEDRSWQDRQEFNNRMLSEITIGQSITSIRQKMGRADFTEAKATEDANFQIMFYRTHHVKSDGITTKDECTPLLFKDDQLIAWGQETYDQFLQIPILNVVIESSPVVTSKPAASEEKQANKSLQK, encoded by the coding sequence ATGAAGCCTTCCCTGTCGTTTCTTATTGCCTCAATGTTTATTGCTTACGTCGTGTTTGCCATTACCGTAGTACTCGTCTATGAACCTCGCCCAGAAGACCGCAGCTGGCAAGATAGGCAAGAATTTAATAATAGGATGCTTAGCGAAATCACCATTGGTCAGAGTATCACGAGTATTCGTCAGAAAATGGGACGAGCTGACTTTACTGAAGCTAAAGCCACCGAAGATGCTAACTTTCAAATTATGTTTTACCGCACGCATCACGTGAAATCTGATGGTATAACAACCAAAGATGAGTGCACCCCATTATTATTTAAAGATGATCAACTCATAGCTTGGGGACAAGAAACTTACGATCAGTTTCTACAAATCCCGATATTGAATGTTGTCATAGAATCATCACCGGTAGTAACTTCTAAACCTGCTGCTAGTGAAGAAAAACAGGCTAATAAATCTCTACAAAAGTAG
- the xni gene encoding flap endonuclease Xni, which produces MNKLLIIDGLNLVRRIHAVLPDENDITSVKERTISAAQKLLKHHQPSHAVVVWDGDKESWRKQLYPDYKKGRKPMPAPLKSGLTDIKTALAEVHVNSHDAVSEADDVIATLATKIAENNGQAIIVSTDKGFGQISQNNIDIWDHFKQQYFDIKEYEKKLAVQQNQILDFIALAGDSGNKVPGIAGIGPKSAADLLNKFRSLANLYKSIDNLGAKQAQKLLDGKEMARVSYKLAQLQCHMPLNINLKQFRVPSNNEGRV; this is translated from the coding sequence ATGAATAAACTATTGATCATTGATGGTCTCAATCTTGTTAGACGTATTCATGCTGTACTGCCAGATGAAAATGATATCACCAGTGTAAAAGAGCGCACCATTTCAGCTGCCCAAAAACTACTTAAACATCATCAGCCCAGCCATGCTGTTGTTGTTTGGGATGGCGATAAGGAGTCATGGCGAAAACAGTTATATCCTGACTATAAAAAAGGTCGCAAGCCAATGCCTGCTCCGTTAAAATCAGGCTTAACTGATATCAAGACAGCTTTAGCTGAAGTCCACGTAAATTCACATGACGCAGTATCTGAAGCTGATGATGTAATTGCGACTTTAGCGACAAAAATTGCTGAAAATAATGGTCAAGCCATCATTGTTTCTACCGATAAAGGCTTTGGCCAAATCAGTCAGAATAATATTGATATATGGGATCACTTTAAGCAGCAATACTTTGATATTAAAGAATATGAAAAAAAGCTCGCTGTGCAGCAAAATCAAATTTTGGATTTTATTGCATTAGCCGGCGACTCAGGAAACAAAGTTCCTGGCATCGCTGGAATTGGCCCTAAGTCAGCTGCTGACTTACTCAACAAATTCAGAAGTCTTGCCAACTTATACAAATCAATTGATAACCTTGGAGCCAAACAAGCTCAGAAGTTATTAGACGGTAAAGAAATGGCGCGAGTGAGCTATAAACTTGCCCAACTTCAATGTCATATGCCGCTCAACATTAACCTAAAACAATTCAGAGTCCCTTCCAACAATGAAGGGAGAGTTTAG
- the ppnN gene encoding nucleotide 5'-monophosphate nucleosidase PpnN, whose product MIIKISPRGSLDQLSQMEVNRLKQSAKSELYQLLRNCSLAVLASGLQSDNSEALFDTYSNFDINVLQRERGLLIELINPPEQAFVDGEIIAGIQEHLFAVLRDIVYIDNKYDNLKHINLTNASHITNVVFDILRNARVISPMKDPNVVVCWGGHSINPTEYQYTREVGYELGLRGLDICTGCGPGAMEGPMKGAAIGHAKQRVNNARYIGLTEPSIIAAEPPNQIVNELVILPDIEKRLEAFVRLGHGIVIFPGGAGTAEELLYILGILLNQANQTLPFPLILTGPKESEDYFIEIDAFIGATLGQEAQDKYQIIINDPVKVGRTMKQGMLKVKEMRKSLGDAYQFQWSLKIEPEFQLPFEPTHDVMGNLHLYFQPNKAELAATLRRAFSGIVAGNVKSNTIKLIEEYGPFEIRGDKQLMKMMDKLLNAFVKQQRMKLPGSAYVPCYQIVTPDD is encoded by the coding sequence ATGATTATAAAAATAAGTCCCAGAGGCAGTTTAGATCAATTGTCTCAAATGGAAGTTAATCGCCTTAAACAAAGCGCTAAAAGCGAACTATACCAACTTTTAAGAAACTGCTCCCTTGCTGTACTCGCCTCAGGCCTCCAAAGTGATAACTCTGAGGCCTTATTCGATACGTATTCCAACTTTGATATTAATGTGTTGCAGCGCGAACGTGGCCTACTCATTGAATTAATTAACCCTCCTGAGCAAGCTTTTGTTGATGGAGAGATCATTGCTGGTATTCAAGAGCATCTTTTTGCAGTACTACGCGACATTGTCTATATCGATAACAAATACGATAATTTAAAACACATCAATCTCACTAACGCCAGTCACATAACCAATGTTGTGTTCGATATTCTACGCAATGCTCGAGTCATTTCTCCAATGAAAGATCCCAACGTCGTGGTATGTTGGGGCGGTCATAGTATCAACCCCACTGAATATCAATATACTCGAGAAGTAGGCTATGAACTTGGCTTGAGAGGCTTAGATATTTGCACTGGTTGTGGCCCTGGTGCCATGGAAGGCCCCATGAAAGGCGCTGCTATTGGACATGCTAAACAACGAGTCAATAATGCCAGATACATAGGGCTTACTGAGCCAAGTATTATCGCCGCCGAGCCCCCAAACCAGATCGTCAATGAATTAGTCATATTGCCCGATATCGAAAAACGCTTAGAAGCCTTTGTTCGCTTAGGGCATGGGATTGTTATCTTCCCTGGCGGTGCGGGTACCGCAGAAGAATTACTGTATATCTTAGGCATTTTGCTCAACCAAGCTAATCAAACACTGCCGTTTCCACTCATTCTTACAGGCCCTAAAGAAAGCGAAGATTATTTTATCGAAATCGATGCTTTTATTGGTGCAACACTAGGACAAGAAGCGCAGGACAAGTATCAAATTATTATTAATGACCCAGTAAAAGTCGGCCGCACAATGAAACAAGGCATGCTGAAGGTAAAAGAGATGCGTAAGAGTTTAGGCGATGCCTATCAATTTCAGTGGTCATTAAAAATAGAGCCTGAGTTTCAACTACCGTTTGAGCCTACTCACGATGTGATGGGGAATTTGCATCTATATTTTCAGCCAAACAAAGCAGAACTTGCGGCAACACTTAGGCGCGCTTTTTCAGGTATCGTGGCAGGTAACGTTAAAAGTAATACCATCAAATTAATTGAAGAATATGGCCCCTTTGAAATACGAGGTGACAAGCAATTGATGAAAATGATGGATAAACTGTTAAACGCTTTTGTTAAACAGCAAAGAATGAAATTGCCGGGTAGCGCTTATGTCCCTTGCTATCAAATTGTTACCCCTGATGACTAG